In a genomic window of Amycolatopsis japonica:
- a CDS encoding DUF3043 domain-containing protein, translating into MRFLRRSTTDSATTDTETPDTEAVEVQAKAYTPGKGKATPKRREAEAKRRGPVAPPPTTMREAMKRNKELRKSAKADPEYKAKQRNAAKERRERMMAGEDKYLLPRDRGPVKAYIRDLVDSRRNLLGLFMPLAILVFVALILPYPEVQRYATLLCTVMLLGMIVEGFLSGRRIAKMVRLKFPNETVKGTSVGWYSFIRASQIRKLRVPKPRVSPGDKV; encoded by the coding sequence GTGAGGTTCCTGCGCCGTAGCACCACAGACTCCGCCACGACGGACACCGAGACGCCCGACACCGAGGCCGTCGAGGTCCAGGCCAAGGCGTATACGCCCGGCAAAGGCAAGGCCACGCCCAAACGGCGTGAGGCCGAAGCCAAGCGCCGCGGCCCGGTGGCGCCCCCGCCGACCACCATGCGGGAGGCGATGAAGCGCAACAAGGAACTCCGCAAGTCCGCGAAAGCCGACCCGGAGTACAAGGCGAAGCAGCGCAACGCCGCCAAGGAACGCCGCGAGCGGATGATGGCGGGCGAGGACAAGTACCTGCTCCCCCGCGACCGCGGCCCCGTCAAGGCGTACATCCGTGACCTGGTCGACTCGCGGCGCAACCTGCTCGGCCTGTTCATGCCGCTGGCGATCCTGGTGTTCGTCGCGCTGATCCTGCCGTACCCCGAGGTCCAGCGGTACGCGACGCTGCTGTGCACCGTGATGCTGCTCGGCATGATCGTCGAAGGCTTCCTCAGCGGGCGCCGGATCGCGAAGATGGTCCGCCTGAAGTTCCCGAACGAGACGGTCAAGGGCACCTCCGTCGGCTGGTACTCCTTCATCCGGGCGAGCCAGATCCGCAAGCTGCGGGTCCCCAAGCCGCGGGTGAGCCCCGGCGACAAGGTCTGA